CTGCCCGGGACGGAGGGCGTCCCAGTCGAAGACGTCGCGGGCGGCGGCTCGTAGGCGGTCCTGGTCCGCGGACCGGCGCCAGGTCGTGGTGGGGCTGTCGGTGGAGGGCACCGGACAACTTTCGGTCCCGGTGGTGGCGTCGGCAACAGGACCAACCTCGAGCGCCCCAGGGCCGTCCGGCAAGCGAGCCCGGCGGCGGTCAGGTCCCCGTGTCGCCCGGCTCTGACGAACCCGTGGGTGTGGCGTCGGCGCCAGTGGCGGCTGCCGCGTCGGCGGCCTCGCGGGCGGCGAGGAGCGCGGTCAGGCCCTGGGAGGCACGGTCGCCGCGACCCTTCCACTTGCCGTACTTGGCCAGCAGCCCGTTGCTCACCAGCAGCAGGCTCTTGACCGGCGGAGCGTACACGCCCGATGAGGTGTGCGGTGCGTAGTGCCCGTCGCCCGCGTCGTCGCACACGAGCCAGCCCGTCAGCACCCGCGTGTGCAGCCCTACCAGCCCGGGCCGGAACCCGTGCGCGAGGAGCCCGGCGCGCCGTCGCCCCGGCGGCAGCGGCCCGCGCAGGTGCAACCCACCGCCGTCGCGCCCGGCCACCGTGACGGGTACGACCACCGGCAGCCGGTCCGCCCCGCGGTACGCGAGCACGACGTGCGGCAGCGCCGTCACGAGCCGGAAGGTGCGGGCGATCTCCACCCGCGGCCCGACCCCGTCCTTGGGCGGCCGTTGCGACGGCGGTGGGCCCGGCCAGGGCGGGCCGACCACCACCGGCTCGTCGACCGCCGTCGGGTCGTTGACCGCCGTCGGGTCGTTGAGCACCGTGGGGCCCGGCCAGGTGGCCACCCGGCTCACCGCGACGTCGACGACGACGCGGTCGGCGTAGTACTCGCGCAGCAGCCGGTCCCACACCGGGCCCCGGCGGAGCGGGCCGAGGAACCGTTCGGCGTGCGCCGTCACCTCTGCCACCCGGGCTGGCGTGACGCGCAGCTGGACCGTCGAGCGGCCCTGCACCAGGACGTGCCCGGGTGCACGGGCGAAGCCGTGCTCGCGGGTGTGGAACGCCAGTGCCGTGGACGTGTCGCGCACCAGTCGCTCGAGCTTGCGGCCGAAGCCGAGCGAGGTGGTGAAGGAGACGGTGCCGCGCCCGCGGTCCACCAGCCCGCACGGCGCCACGGTGGTGGCGACGGCGCCGCCGGCCGGGGTGACGTAGGCGAGGGCGGCCACGAGGTCGCCGCGCAGGATCTCGTCGACGGCGTCGGGCCACGGCACCGGCCCGCCGGTGCCGTCGTCAGCAAACAACACCGGCACGTCAGTGCCGTCGGCGCAGCTGCTGCGGGCCGTTGTGCCGTTCGGTGGCGGTCTGCAGCGGCCGGACGAGGTCCACGATCAACGGGGACACGGAGATCCCGAGCTCGTCGTTGAGGCGCTCGCGGAACGTCCGGTAGACGCGCACGGCCTCGACGTGGTTGCCGTCGCGCAGGTGCACCCGGATGAGGGCGCGGTGCGCGCTCTCGCGCAGCGGCTCCAGCGAGACGGCGCCCATGGCCGCCTGGAGGGCGCCGTCGAGCTGGTCGCGCTCGAGCAGCCGGTCGGCCAGGTTCTCCAGCGCCCGCAGCCGCAGCTGGTGCAGCTGCTCGCGCTCCTCCAGCGCCCAGTCGTCGTACCAGCCGGGCAGCAGGGTGCCGCGCCGGAGCACTTGCAGCGCGTGCGCGGTGTCCGGTGGTTCCTCGTCGGCGGTCAGCCGGTGAGCGAGGGTGCGCAGCTCGTGGACGTCCACCTG
This window of the Georgenia yuyongxinii genome carries:
- a CDS encoding AfsR/SARP family transcriptional regulator, yielding MDSEAIAISGHGPRWSLRLFDGWQLRCDDAAVVVAYRERRLISLLALQGERPRSHLAGLLWPESDESRAHGNLRAAVWRIQHLLVGVLQESPGMMTLASDVQVDVHELRTLAHRLTADEEPPDTAHALQVLRRGTLLPGWYDDWALEEREQLHQLRLRALENLADRLLERDQLDGALQAAMGAVSLEPLRESAHRALIRVHLRDGNHVEAVRVYRTFRERLNDELGISVSPLIVDLVRPLQTATERHNGPQQLRRRH